From one Phocoena sinus isolate mPhoSin1 chromosome 4, mPhoSin1.pri, whole genome shotgun sequence genomic stretch:
- the CHMP2B gene encoding charged multivesicular body protein 2b, translating to MASLFKKKTVDDVIKEQNRELRGTQRAIIRDRAALEKQEKQLELEIKKMAKIGNKEACRVLAKQLVHLRKQKTRTFAVSSKVTSMSTQTKVMNSQMKMAGAMSTTAKTMQAVNKKMDPQKTLQTMQNFQKENMKMEMTEEMINDTLDDIFDGSDDEEESQDIVNQVLDEIGIEISGKMAKAPSAARSLPSASTSKATISDEEIERQLKALGVD from the exons ATGTAATAAAGGAACAGAATCGAGAGTTACGAGGTACACAGAGGGCTATAATCAGAGATCGAGCAGctttagagaaacaagaaaaacagctG gaattagaaattaagaaaatggccaaGATTGGTAATAAAGAAGCTTGCAGAGTTTTAGCCAAACAGCTTGTACAtctaaggaaacagaaaacaagaactTTTGCTGTAAGTTCAAAAGTCACGTCTATGTCCACACAAACAAAAGTGATGAACTCCCAGATGAAGATGGCAGGAGCAATGTCTACTACAGCAAAA acAATGCAGGCAGTTAACAAGAAGATGGATCCACAAAAGACATTACAAACAATGCAGAATTTCCagaaggaaaacatgaaaatggaaatgactgAAGAAATGA TCAATGACACACTTGATGACATCTTTGATGGCTCTGATGATGAAGAAGAAAGCCAAGATATTGTGAATCAAGTTCTTGATGAAATTGGAATTGAAATCTCTGGAAAG ATGGCCAAAGCTCCATCAGCAGCCCGAAGCTTACCATCTGCCTCTACTTCAAAGGCTACAATCTCTGATGAAGAGATTGAACGGCAACTCAAAGCTTTAGGAGTAGATTAA